One Lactobacillus crispatus DNA segment encodes these proteins:
- the cydD gene encoding thiol reductant ABC exporter subunit CydD, with protein MIDKQLFKIDGAGSILKKLAGLEILQAFFIVGQALALASVLSKLWAGQPLDWLLLITFAACFIARQLISTLRDSMLEKYSGRVAEELRQQLLNKVFRDGQALVQKQGTGSLITMSLDGVDEVRQYIKLIYSKVLTMMIVPVLIFVGMLFLSWTSAVILLVMYPLIVLFMIILGHAAQDRAIKQFGNFQVLSNNFIDSLRGIDTLKYLGLSKRYSKSIFNLSEGFRKKTMAVLKVAMLSTFALDFFTTLSIAIIAVFLGFDLMNGKIALFPALGILILAPDYFLPIRDFAGDFHATLNGKNAFKRINELINLPEEKTNDLPLKTWSAQDQLKIKNLKFTYQKETEIGPVSLQVQGFKKIGIIGMSGSGKTSLINLLSGFLTPDQAQIELQGQKTTTMNIPAWQRQMTYIPQEPYVFTKSLRENIAFYNPQASDDEIKQAIHIMGLDALLNDLPNGLDTVIGRGKRVLSGGQSQRIALARAFLDPKRKIMIFDEPTAHLDIETEIDLKKRMMPLMQNKLVFFATHRLHWLKEMDYILVMDHGQLVEQGSYEQLQKNQGYFCKLMAGMRGENNDQ; from the coding sequence ATGATTGATAAACAGCTATTTAAAATTGATGGCGCTGGTTCAATCTTAAAAAAACTTGCAGGGCTTGAGATTCTGCAAGCTTTTTTTATAGTAGGACAAGCCTTGGCACTAGCGTCAGTCTTAAGCAAATTGTGGGCAGGTCAACCTCTCGATTGGCTACTACTAATTACTTTTGCAGCTTGCTTTATCGCCAGACAATTGATCAGCACACTGAGAGATTCAATGTTAGAAAAATATTCCGGTCGGGTTGCAGAAGAATTAAGACAGCAGCTCTTAAATAAAGTCTTTCGTGATGGACAGGCTTTAGTACAAAAACAAGGAACCGGTAGTTTGATTACTATGTCCCTAGATGGTGTTGATGAGGTCAGGCAATACATCAAGTTAATCTACAGCAAAGTTTTAACAATGATGATTGTGCCAGTTTTAATCTTTGTCGGCATGCTGTTTTTAAGCTGGACATCAGCTGTGATTCTGCTAGTCATGTATCCTTTAATTGTCTTATTCATGATTATCCTAGGTCATGCTGCACAGGATCGAGCAATTAAACAATTTGGTAACTTTCAGGTTTTATCTAATAACTTTATTGATTCTTTAAGGGGAATTGATACGCTGAAGTATTTAGGCCTGAGTAAAAGATATTCCAAGTCAATTTTTAACTTGAGTGAGGGTTTTAGAAAAAAGACGATGGCGGTGCTAAAAGTAGCAATGCTTTCAACTTTTGCCTTAGACTTTTTCACTACCTTGTCTATTGCAATCATTGCTGTTTTTCTTGGTTTTGACTTGATGAATGGTAAAATTGCACTTTTTCCTGCTTTAGGAATTCTGATTCTGGCGCCAGATTATTTTTTGCCAATTCGAGATTTTGCGGGGGATTTCCATGCAACCTTGAATGGTAAAAATGCCTTTAAGCGGATCAACGAATTGATTAATCTGCCAGAGGAAAAAACTAATGATTTACCTTTAAAAACTTGGTCAGCTCAAGATCAATTGAAGATCAAGAACTTGAAGTTTACTTATCAAAAGGAAACCGAAATTGGACCGGTTTCATTACAAGTCCAAGGATTCAAGAAAATTGGCATTATCGGAATGAGCGGATCTGGTAAAACTAGTTTAATTAACCTGCTCAGCGGCTTTTTGACTCCGGATCAAGCGCAAATTGAACTACAAGGGCAGAAAACTACGACCATGAATATTCCTGCTTGGCAGCGTCAAATGACCTATATTCCGCAGGAGCCATACGTTTTTACTAAGAGCTTGCGTGAAAATATTGCTTTTTATAATCCGCAGGCAAGTGATGATGAAATTAAGCAGGCGATTCATATCATGGGTCTGGATGCCTTGTTAAATGATTTGCCTAACGGACTTGATACGGTGATTGGCCGCGGTAAGCGTGTCTTGTCTGGAGGTCAGTCACAAAGAATTGCCTTAGCGAGAGCATTTTTGGATCCTAAGCGAAAAATTATGATCTTCGATGAGCCGACTGCTCACTTAGATATCGAAACAGAAATTGACTTAAAGAAGCGGATGATGCCATTAATGCAAAATAAACTGGTCTTCTTTGCGACTCACAGACTGCATTGGTTAAAAGAAATGGACTATATTCTAGTGATGGATCACGGTCAATTGGTTGAGCAAGGAAGTTATGAGCAACTGCAAAAGAATCAAGGCTACTTCTGCAAGTTAATGGCAGGAATGAGAGGTGAAAACAATGATCAATAA